From a region of the Odoribacter splanchnicus DSM 20712 genome:
- the recR gene encoding recombination mediator RecR: protein MNSSRLLDKAVDQFASLPGVGRKTALKFVLHLLKKDVQEVDDFLKSIGDLKKNIKECRRCHNISDGEICEICSDPKRDNTTLCVVENIKDILSIEATSQYNGLYHVLGGIISPMDGIGPADLHITSLVERVEQEPIREIIFALSATIEGDTTGYYIFKKMKNKEDLVISTIAKGISIGNDLEYTDELTLGRSIVNRVKFSFND, encoded by the coding sequence GTGAATTCTTCAAGGTTATTAGATAAAGCGGTCGATCAGTTTGCTTCCCTGCCGGGAGTAGGGCGTAAAACAGCTCTGAAATTCGTATTACATCTTCTGAAGAAAGATGTGCAGGAAGTCGACGACTTTTTGAAAAGTATCGGTGACCTGAAGAAAAACATCAAGGAATGCCGTCGATGTCATAATATTTCCGACGGTGAAATCTGCGAGATCTGTTCAGACCCGAAACGAGATAACACGACGCTCTGCGTCGTAGAAAACATCAAAGACATCTTATCGATCGAGGCCACCTCACAATACAACGGTTTATACCATGTGCTCGGAGGAATCATCTCTCCAATGGACGGTATCGGTCCTGCCGATCTGCACATTACTTCTTTAGTTGAAAGGGTAGAGCAGGAACCGATCCGGGAAATCATCTTTGCCCTCAGTGCCACCATCGAAGGAGATACTACCGGCTATTATATCTTCAAAAAAATGAAGAATAAAGAAGATCTCGTCATCAGCACCATTGCCAAAGGCATCTCTATCGGCAATGATCTGGAATATACCGACGAGCTGACTTTGGGACGTTCCATTGTCAATCGTGTCAAATTCAGCTTCAACGATTAG
- a CDS encoding thioredoxin family protein has protein sequence MKRILFMIILGLGGLMPVNRTLAQRAVDLFQAYSWEQASLQAARENKLVLVEVGPIDLKVERGIQTKPDLVNYLQRNVIAIRLNANDTKNSGFQTRLLMYEPPLFAFFMPYGDLLEMIKPGEVLQDPSALRETLEKAKERAAVKKRNSRSVRFEDLPFEEALAKAEEAEQPVCIYFTADRCQACLLLEKNVLNLDEVADYYNDHFVNLRVNTSRTQELARRYGIKQCPAFLFLNAKGKVIYQDEGAETKEQLLDNAALALKKAGGISFQELSDEEARAKAQQENKPVFIDYYIPGGAHKEMLRTVFADPEVAALFEQQFVNVARESGQAVLVFTDAGGNELHRVRNIMSPEDLLQEARMVLEGKGLAGMEKEFRQGSRRPEFLKSYMAMLGRADRYREAGEIAAVYFSALPSDCLRDAEYWDIFDRYYMLADTDLFQYVLTHRKELYDLYGEDKVRKKIAAVWIAGAENFVQDGVFDEVGFKAYTKRLKKEKVEEWRQIVRNARMHAAERTGDWRTFVDLAEEKWYEEKIPDAELYSWGVKINENCPDEAIRYKAAHWFVQAAQEMERKERVTGKVSMSSYKGFFEKLADDLVGKK, from the coding sequence ATGAAGAGGATTTTATTCATGATTATATTAGGGCTGGGAGGACTGATGCCGGTAAACCGGACATTAGCCCAGAGAGCTGTCGACTTGTTTCAGGCTTATAGTTGGGAACAGGCTAGTTTGCAGGCAGCCCGGGAAAATAAGCTGGTTCTGGTCGAAGTGGGACCGATCGACCTGAAAGTGGAGAGAGGAATACAGACGAAACCCGATCTGGTGAATTATTTGCAGCGGAATGTGATCGCAATCCGGCTGAATGCGAACGATACGAAAAACAGTGGATTTCAAACGCGCTTATTGATGTACGAGCCTCCCCTGTTTGCTTTTTTTATGCCTTATGGAGATTTGCTGGAAATGATAAAACCGGGGGAGGTACTTCAAGATCCTTCTGCTTTAAGAGAAACACTCGAAAAGGCGAAGGAACGGGCTGCAGTGAAAAAAAGAAATAGCCGCTCTGTTCGTTTCGAGGATTTGCCGTTCGAAGAAGCTTTGGCAAAAGCGGAGGAAGCGGAGCAGCCGGTATGTATTTATTTTACCGCCGACCGGTGTCAGGCTTGTTTGTTATTGGAGAAAAACGTGTTGAACCTGGACGAGGTGGCCGATTATTACAATGACCATTTTGTCAATCTGCGGGTGAATACCTCGCGGACACAAGAGTTGGCCCGGCGATATGGGATAAAACAGTGTCCTGCTTTTCTGTTTTTGAATGCCAAAGGGAAAGTGATTTACCAGGATGAAGGGGCGGAAACAAAGGAGCAATTGCTGGACAATGCTGCTCTTGCTTTGAAAAAAGCCGGAGGAATTTCGTTTCAGGAATTATCGGATGAGGAGGCTCGGGCTAAAGCGCAACAGGAGAATAAACCGGTGTTTATCGATTATTATATTCCGGGTGGTGCACATAAAGAGATGTTGCGTACCGTATTTGCCGACCCGGAAGTGGCTGCCCTTTTCGAGCAGCAGTTTGTCAATGTAGCCCGCGAATCGGGTCAGGCGGTGTTGGTTTTTACGGATGCGGGGGGAAACGAATTGCACCGGGTGAGAAATATCATGAGTCCCGAAGATTTGCTGCAGGAGGCCCGGATGGTGTTGGAAGGAAAAGGATTGGCCGGAATGGAGAAGGAATTCCGTCAGGGAAGTCGCCGGCCCGAATTTCTGAAGAGTTATATGGCGATGTTGGGGCGGGCTGATAGATACAGGGAAGCCGGAGAGATTGCGGCGGTTTATTTTTCGGCTTTACCTTCGGATTGTCTCCGGGATGCTGAATATTGGGATATTTTCGACCGCTATTATATGCTTGCCGATACAGACCTTTTTCAATATGTATTGACTCACCGCAAAGAATTGTACGACCTTTACGGAGAAGATAAGGTTCGGAAAAAGATAGCGGCGGTCTGGATTGCCGGGGCTGAAAATTTTGTTCAGGACGGCGTTTTTGATGAGGTCGGTTTCAAAGCTTATACCAAACGACTGAAAAAAGAAAAAGTCGAAGAGTGGCGGCAAATTGTCCGGAATGCCCGGATGCATGCTGCCGAACGCACCGGGGACTGGCGTACATTCGTCGATTTGGCAGAGGAAAAATGGTACGAAGAAAAAATTCCCGATGCCGAATTGTACAGCTGGGGAGTGAAAATCAATGAAAATTGTCCTGACGAAGCTATTCGCTACAAAGCGGCACACTGGTTTGTACAAGCAGCTCAGGAAATGGAACGAAAAGAACGGGTCACCGGAAAAGTAAGCATGAGTTCATATAAAGGCTTTTTCGAAAAACTGGCGGACGACCTGGTGGGAAAAAAGTAA
- a CDS encoding acyltransferase: MNHDLPSPSRIVWLDIVRLTAMLMVIGVHCIDPFYISPTLGTLPEYKFRASVYGSLFRPSVPLFAMMTGLLLLPVSQQPLGVFYKKRIFRVLFPFLIWSVLYNLFPWFTGVVGLPKSIIGDFFCYVQGNESQSFSDSLKDIAMIPFNFSFKENHMWYIYLLIGLYLYMPFFSAWIDKADRKMKQTYLWIWVISLFLPYMGEYISHYLYGTATWNEFGTRYYFAGFNGYLLLGHYVKQGNSWSVGKTLLLSALLFAAGYSVTFTGFSAAAHNPAATESDMELFFTFCSPNVLCMTLAVFLALQKVVVSTPALIRSLANITKCGFGIYMVHYFPVDPAFLLIGNFNLPIPLQVPVMAILIFLCAWGFTALMYRLLGRKARWIMG; encoded by the coding sequence ATGAATCACGATTTACCCTCTCCTTCACGCATCGTATGGCTGGATATCGTCCGGCTTACAGCAATGCTTATGGTGATCGGCGTACATTGTATCGATCCCTTTTACATCTCCCCGACCCTGGGAACCCTACCCGAATATAAATTCCGGGCTTCTGTATACGGCTCATTATTTCGTCCGTCGGTTCCCCTGTTTGCCATGATGACCGGATTACTCTTACTTCCGGTTAGTCAACAACCGTTAGGCGTTTTCTACAAGAAAAGAATTTTCCGGGTATTATTTCCTTTTTTGATATGGTCGGTGCTTTACAACTTATTCCCATGGTTTACAGGAGTAGTCGGACTTCCGAAATCCATTATAGGCGATTTTTTCTGTTATGTACAAGGAAATGAATCCCAGTCTTTCAGCGATTCGCTGAAAGACATCGCCATGATTCCTTTCAATTTCTCCTTTAAAGAGAATCATATGTGGTACATTTACCTTTTGATCGGACTTTATTTGTATATGCCCTTTTTCTCAGCCTGGATCGATAAGGCCGATCGTAAAATGAAACAAACTTACTTGTGGATTTGGGTGATCAGCTTATTTCTCCCGTATATGGGCGAATATATTTCGCATTATCTCTATGGCACCGCCACCTGGAACGAATTCGGGACACGATATTATTTTGCAGGCTTCAACGGTTATCTCCTGCTCGGGCATTATGTCAAACAAGGAAATTCCTGGTCCGTCGGAAAAACACTGCTTCTATCCGCTCTCTTATTTGCAGCCGGCTATTCCGTCACTTTTACCGGTTTTAGTGCAGCAGCCCATAATCCGGCAGCTACCGAATCGGATATGGAATTATTTTTCACTTTTTGCAGCCCTAACGTGTTATGTATGACTCTGGCGGTTTTTCTGGCTTTGCAAAAAGTAGTCGTCTCTACGCCCGCCCTCATCCGTTCGCTCGCCAATATCACGAAATGTGGTTTCGGCATTTACATGGTACATTACTTTCCAGTCGACCCGGCCTTTTTACTGATCGGTAATTTCAATCTGCCGATTCCGCTACAGGTGCCGGTAATGGCAATTCTTATTTTCCTGTGTGCGTGGGGATTCACAGCCCTGATGTACCGGTTATTGGGTAGAAAGGCTCGTTGGATTATGGGATAA
- a CDS encoding zinc metalloprotease: MKIIGYILLIVLLFSCEKSEYETWLYEPGIEAVDSVAIYPNSPVLIANGKAQLSFLVKAYSFVKDKRTIEQVIDGEHIVKDSVFTKISAMKMDRFEASEIQIKTRDGKLIEGQKFSATEGAGTDVEFVCTIHGIESEPCKVHLIADPVMDFPTITVPVVFHLLVTDKNINRYDGITTGLLQGFIDRANKVFSGTYADDPVAVDSKIRFELATVDVQGNKLATPGINRVEMGTPAYGEVAGYINKNLLWDPNRILNIWVNDEIYGTNAYAPAYILDNGTAVPGLKMNSVATADEVSFTSYREVGITLTVSSIFSINKGGYEYYLGTHFGLMPTVFSTYSGIPFVNGDVDFCSDTYTYELGPIALEKNTYSDDKQAPVIYYNSCNIMDGSSASTSLTYEQVLRMRKVIANCPGRMFD; the protein is encoded by the coding sequence ATGAAAATAATAGGTTATATTTTGCTGATTGTTTTGCTTTTTTCGTGCGAAAAGAGTGAATATGAAACCTGGCTGTACGAACCCGGAATCGAAGCCGTCGATTCAGTGGCTATTTATCCCAATAGTCCCGTTTTGATCGCGAATGGTAAAGCTCAGTTGAGTTTTCTTGTAAAAGCTTATTCGTTTGTGAAAGATAAACGGACGATCGAACAGGTGATCGATGGGGAACATATTGTCAAAGACTCTGTGTTTACGAAGATTTCTGCAATGAAAATGGATCGTTTCGAAGCATCTGAAATACAGATTAAGACCAGGGATGGCAAGTTGATCGAGGGACAGAAATTCTCGGCCACCGAAGGGGCTGGAACGGATGTTGAATTTGTATGTACTATTCATGGGATAGAAAGTGAACCTTGTAAAGTGCATTTGATCGCCGATCCGGTAATGGATTTTCCGACTATTACTGTTCCGGTTGTTTTCCATCTGTTGGTTACAGATAAAAATATCAATAGGTATGATGGCATAACGACCGGGTTGTTACAGGGATTTATCGATCGGGCCAACAAGGTGTTTTCGGGAACTTATGCCGACGATCCGGTAGCCGTCGACAGTAAAATTCGCTTTGAATTGGCTACGGTGGATGTACAAGGGAATAAACTCGCTACCCCGGGAATAAACAGAGTGGAAATGGGAACTCCTGCTTATGGCGAAGTTGCCGGTTATATTAACAAGAATTTACTATGGGACCCGAACCGGATATTGAATATCTGGGTAAACGATGAAATTTATGGGACCAATGCTTATGCTCCGGCTTATATTTTGGATAACGGAACCGCTGTACCCGGTTTGAAAATGAATTCGGTTGCTACAGCTGATGAAGTAAGTTTTACTTCGTATAGGGAAGTAGGCATTACTCTTACTGTGAGTTCGATATTCTCGATCAATAAAGGGGGCTATGAATATTATCTGGGTACACATTTCGGATTAATGCCTACGGTGTTCAGTACTTATTCGGGAATTCCCTTTGTTAACGGAGATGTAGATTTTTGTTCGGATACTTATACTTATGAATTAGGGCCTATTGCTTTGGAAAAGAATACTTATTCGGATGATAAACAGGCTCCGGTGATTTATTATAATTCCTGTAATATCATGGATGGAAGTTCGGCATCGACTTCCCTGACCTATGAGCAGGTTTTGCGTATGAGGAAAGTGATTGCTAATTGTCCGGGACGGATGTTCGATTAA
- a CDS encoding RagB/SusD family nutrient uptake outer membrane protein, whose protein sequence is MKKLFLYVTLILSFTSCEKYLEVKPSNILALKTYDDVKSLLGSHLKLYTVTFFSSHELAGTNVPWRTDDLYLFFGFYSDDLNTDTWLNGNWMANNKRALYTNSLNWQNTTMPGTIWGNYFSNIGFYNTIIDELANVSASQEEKDIVEQEARFLRAWYLFKVLQYFSPYHSNELGIPFNTDSQAVGSYNKQRKTQAQVYRFLIDELTTVIDCKTEPRATYNIFYDKNLAHALLAEIYLFKGGSGAGEKEDYVQAIMHAQAVMKNYPLQGIDEFKPFETYKTSEGGVYKNKDQALLSFLWYTGDAGMYGTMEAYGLLEFVRDELFELFDENDVRRSLYFNPENKAIRKFKDLPSFYGVLHFFPVSEMYLIEAESYARNGQEGEARQALEEFQRHRIRNYQGYKGADLLQEIMNERRREFCLEYDMRWCDLIRIQKGWSRNSYQNPEEAVYTLEDNDFRFCFPIPLLEEMQENNQIEQNPGWSML, encoded by the coding sequence ATGAAGAAATTATTCTTATATGTCACCCTGATTCTGAGTTTTACTTCGTGCGAGAAATATCTGGAAGTGAAACCTTCGAATATTCTGGCCTTGAAAACTTATGACGATGTGAAATCTTTATTGGGGTCGCATTTGAAATTATACACCGTGACTTTTTTCAGCTCCCATGAATTGGCAGGAACGAACGTTCCCTGGAGAACGGACGATTTGTATTTGTTTTTCGGTTTTTATAGTGACGATTTGAATACCGATACCTGGCTGAACGGAAATTGGATGGCTAATAATAAAAGAGCGTTGTATACAAACAGTTTGAACTGGCAAAATACCACAATGCCCGGGACGATCTGGGGAAACTATTTCAGTAATATCGGTTTTTATAATACGATTATCGACGAACTGGCGAATGTCAGTGCTTCACAGGAAGAAAAAGATATCGTCGAACAGGAAGCCCGTTTTCTGAGAGCCTGGTATTTGTTTAAAGTGTTGCAATATTTTTCTCCCTATCACAGCAATGAACTGGGGATACCGTTTAATACCGATTCGCAAGCAGTCGGAAGTTATAATAAACAGCGGAAAACGCAGGCTCAGGTATATCGGTTTCTGATCGATGAGTTGACTACGGTCATTGATTGTAAGACAGAACCCCGGGCGACTTATAATATTTTTTACGATAAGAATCTGGCCCATGCTTTGCTGGCTGAGATCTACCTTTTTAAAGGCGGTTCGGGAGCTGGCGAGAAAGAGGATTATGTTCAGGCAATTATGCATGCACAGGCGGTTATGAAAAATTATCCGTTGCAGGGGATAGATGAATTCAAACCTTTTGAAACCTATAAGACAAGTGAGGGGGGAGTATATAAAAATAAAGATCAGGCCTTATTGTCCTTTTTGTGGTATACCGGAGATGCGGGCATGTACGGGACGATGGAGGCTTATGGTTTACTCGAATTTGTCCGGGATGAACTGTTCGAATTGTTCGATGAAAACGATGTTCGCCGTTCCCTTTACTTTAATCCCGAAAACAAGGCTATCCGTAAATTCAAGGATCTGCCGAGTTTCTATGGGGTGTTGCACTTTTTCCCGGTTTCCGAAATGTATCTGATCGAGGCTGAAAGTTATGCCCGTAACGGACAGGAAGGAGAAGCCCGGCAAGCCTTGGAAGAGTTCCAACGCCATCGGATCAGAAATTATCAGGGATACAAAGGAGCGGATTTGTTACAAGAGATTATGAATGAACGGCGGAGAGAGTTTTGCCTCGAATACGATATGCGGTGGTGTGATCTGATCCGGATTCAGAAGGGATGGTCCAGAAATTCTTACCAGAATCCGGAAGAAGCCGTCTATACACTGGAAGATAACGATTTCCGCTTCTGTTTCCCTATTCCTTTGCTGGAAGAAATGCAGGAAAATAATCAAATAGAACAAAATCCCGGGTGGAGTATGTTATAA
- a CDS encoding SusC/RagA family TonB-linked outer membrane protein, with the protein MKKNETKKSFGKLLSWRQLWCCCLMLIGGLLLTDRPAFSQATTQANVSLKLKQVTVLDALRELNRQYDRQLMFKREEVEQVKEPVSVDVKKVTLLQAVEACIRGTGLVATDRNGIIVIGPARQTTPPVSRVIQGIVRDEQGNPLPGATIKIKGTRMGTATDFEGRFQLALAGNAQVLEVSFIGYRTVEVNVQGKDEIEVRLQPDQAEMEEVVVTGYQTIRKERMTGTTATITANQIAGRGLQSIDEILNSTISGLNMISSGRPGQDAQIQIRGVNSLTGSTEPMWIVDGMPLQGEIPNIQSGSTDLQATIFTTGIGNIAPDDIKSITVLKDAAATAIYGARAANGVIVVETKSGLSGKTRFNASVNVGITERPRNNIDMMNTAEKIQFEREIFYDQQGYIYTPGRVTKLLQQAAYGEISSDEAERRIGELAKINTDWFKEIYRTAISQQYNFSMSGGNEKTQHYVSLNYLKEVGTEPNNKYDRLGMNIKLTHNPSEKIRITGGLGATMKNDRVTASSVNSLEYAMYANPYERLKNEDGTKAYDISYNAKESSIRDGLDWDTFNILDDLNRNTNTNRYLDAELSLKVEWEIVKGLMFTTHGVYNANSNHNRIIEGADTYTNFINNWYSYKGEIPHDMVKGSLREATGYTNAYTFRNTLQYTGEYAGKHYISLFAGQEIQERTAYNSFNYSPVFDEEHRIVGFPEMDGIDGSEINYNALGGTGKSVSKMSSFFANASYSYLDKYILTGALRYDGSDIIGNDNQFTPLWNVGLRWNLHREEFMKRWMWVDQFAVRGGFGYTGSIDKNALPFVVMTLGQSVIYDGQTVPTSFSYPNPNVKWQTKQDMNVGLDLSLFDYRLELGVNYYHNITRDVLDRKALPYSSGRNEVTENVADIYNNGWEIDLGVTLLKNKSFQWYAKANIAINDNKVKNTYYKETKDLPKATLSNAHQFVENQPVNGWYGYKFAGINPINGAVMTYTGNGEATLDMSVSGATWPTPSVFYLGNLTPPVVGGFSTSANWKQLIFSANFEFKTGHKIKSFNTFRSLDARNRHTSEANRWREPGDITNVPAMSEAFTTYSSYMYDILLEKGNYLRCSYMTLGYNLKPEWLHKIGFSTARLSFTAKNLFTISSYSGIDPALMGSFGYPNSRKYTITLNVGF; encoded by the coding sequence ATGAAAAAAAACGAAACTAAAAAATCGTTTGGAAAGCTTTTGTCCTGGCGGCAACTATGGTGTTGCTGTCTGATGCTGATCGGAGGACTACTACTAACAGACCGGCCGGCTTTTTCACAAGCCACAACCCAAGCCAATGTGTCTTTAAAATTAAAACAGGTGACGGTATTGGATGCGCTGCGGGAATTAAACCGGCAATACGACCGACAGCTGATGTTTAAGCGGGAGGAAGTGGAGCAGGTGAAGGAACCGGTCTCTGTCGATGTAAAAAAGGTAACTCTTTTGCAAGCCGTAGAGGCCTGTATCCGGGGAACCGGTTTGGTGGCAACCGACCGCAACGGGATTATTGTCATCGGTCCTGCGCGGCAAACCACACCTCCTGTTTCCCGGGTGATTCAGGGTATAGTGAGGGACGAGCAGGGAAATCCGTTGCCGGGGGCTACGATTAAAATCAAGGGTACCCGGATGGGTACTGCGACCGATTTCGAAGGCCGCTTTCAATTGGCTTTAGCCGGAAATGCACAAGTGTTGGAAGTATCTTTTATCGGTTATCGGACAGTTGAAGTAAACGTACAGGGGAAAGATGAAATTGAAGTCAGGCTGCAGCCCGATCAGGCTGAAATGGAAGAAGTGGTGGTTACCGGTTATCAGACGATCCGGAAGGAACGAATGACCGGTACGACGGCGACGATTACCGCCAATCAGATTGCAGGCCGGGGATTACAGTCGATCGACGAAATTCTGAATAGTACGATCTCGGGGTTGAATATGATCAGTAGTGGCCGGCCCGGACAGGACGCACAGATCCAGATTCGTGGGGTAAATTCGTTGACGGGGAGTACCGAGCCGATGTGGATTGTCGACGGTATGCCGTTACAAGGAGAGATTCCCAACATCCAAAGCGGTTCTACCGATTTGCAGGCGACTATTTTTACGACCGGAATCGGTAATATTGCACCGGACGATATCAAATCGATCACCGTATTGAAAGATGCTGCCGCTACAGCGATTTACGGTGCCAGGGCTGCGAACGGGGTGATCGTCGTCGAAACGAAAAGCGGACTTTCCGGGAAAACCCGGTTTAATGCTTCGGTGAATGTGGGGATTACCGAACGACCCCGGAATAACATCGACATGATGAATACTGCGGAGAAAATCCAGTTCGAACGCGAGATCTTTTACGATCAGCAAGGATATATCTATACCCCCGGGCGGGTGACTAAATTATTGCAGCAAGCAGCCTATGGAGAAATTTCTTCTGATGAGGCCGAACGGCGGATCGGCGAATTAGCTAAAATCAATACCGATTGGTTTAAAGAAATTTATCGCACGGCGATCAGTCAGCAATACAATTTCAGCATGTCGGGAGGTAACGAGAAAACACAACATTACGTTTCCTTGAACTACCTGAAAGAGGTCGGTACCGAACCCAATAATAAGTACGATCGGTTGGGGATGAACATTAAATTAACCCATAATCCTTCCGAAAAAATCCGGATTACCGGCGGGTTGGGAGCCACTATGAAAAACGACAGAGTGACGGCCAGTAGCGTAAATTCCCTGGAATATGCAATGTATGCCAACCCTTATGAACGATTGAAAAATGAGGATGGTACAAAGGCTTACGATATCAGCTACAATGCAAAGGAAAGTAGTATCCGGGACGGGCTGGATTGGGATACCTTCAATATTCTCGACGATCTGAACCGAAATACCAATACCAACCGTTATCTGGATGCCGAGCTTTCATTGAAGGTGGAATGGGAAATCGTCAAAGGCTTGATGTTTACGACCCATGGGGTTTATAATGCCAATTCCAACCATAACCGGATTATCGAAGGAGCGGATACCTATACCAATTTTATCAATAACTGGTATTCCTACAAGGGAGAAATTCCGCATGACATGGTGAAGGGCTCTTTGCGGGAGGCTACAGGATATACCAATGCCTATACATTTCGGAATACACTTCAATATACGGGGGAATATGCCGGAAAACATTATATCTCTTTGTTTGCCGGGCAGGAAATTCAGGAGCGGACCGCTTATAATTCCTTCAATTATTCTCCGGTATTCGACGAAGAACACCGGATCGTCGGATTCCCTGAAATGGACGGTATCGACGGATCGGAAATCAATTATAACGCCTTGGGAGGGACAGGAAAGTCGGTCAGCAAAATGTCTTCCTTTTTTGCCAATGCCTCATATTCCTACCTGGATAAATACATTTTGACCGGAGCATTGCGCTATGACGGTTCGGATATTATCGGAAACGACAACCAGTTTACTCCGTTGTGGAATGTCGGCTTACGCTGGAATCTGCATCGGGAGGAATTTATGAAGCGGTGGATGTGGGTAGACCAGTTCGCTGTCCGGGGTGGTTTCGGATATACCGGGAGTATCGACAAGAATGCCCTGCCTTTTGTGGTGATGACCCTCGGACAAAGTGTGATTTATGACGGGCAAACTGTACCGACTTCTTTCAGTTACCCCAACCCGAATGTAAAATGGCAGACCAAACAGGATATGAATGTCGGCCTGGACCTTTCGCTATTCGACTATCGGTTGGAATTGGGAGTGAATTACTACCACAACATCACCCGGGATGTGCTCGACCGGAAAGCTTTACCCTATTCTTCCGGACGGAATGAGGTGACGGAAAATGTAGCCGATATTTATAATAATGGATGGGAAATCGATCTGGGAGTAACCTTATTGAAAAATAAATCTTTTCAATGGTATGCCAAAGCGAACATTGCGATCAACGATAATAAAGTGAAAAATACGTATTATAAGGAGACGAAGGATCTGCCGAAAGCAACCTTGAGTAATGCACATCAATTTGTAGAGAATCAGCCGGTGAACGGTTGGTATGGGTATAAGTTTGCAGGAATCAATCCCATCAACGGAGCGGTAATGACTTATACCGGCAATGGGGAGGCAACCTTGGATATGTCGGTTAGCGGAGCTACATGGCCTACCCCTTCGGTGTTTTATTTAGGAAATCTTACTCCTCCGGTCGTGGGCGGATTTTCAACTTCTGCCAATTGGAAACAATTGATTTTTTCTGCTAATTTTGAGTTTAAGACCGGACATAAAATCAAATCGTTCAATACCTTCCGAAGCCTGGATGCCCGTAATCGTCACACCTCCGAAGCGAATCGCTGGCGTGAACCGGGAGATATCACCAATGTACCTGCTATGTCGGAAGCCTTTACCACCTATTCTTCCTATATGTACGATATCTTATTGGAGAAAGGAAACTACCTCCGCTGTAGCTATATGACGCTGGGATATAACCTGAAACCCGAATGGCTGCATAAAATAGGTTTCAGCACTGCCCGGCTCAGTTTTACAGCGAAAAATCTGTTTACGATTTCCAGTTATAGCGGGATCGATCCGGCACTGATGGGTTCGTTCGGTTATCCGAATTCCCGGAAATATACGATTACTTTAAATGTTGGATTCTAA
- a CDS encoding FecR family protein, which translates to MDLQKAYRLATIIIRVKLGNVTEEERSELLDWLDESEENRRTYKRIIRGEAIRERIAGEERIGKETDYEKIRISVVRSLVGRRRSRRVRLWRSVAAAACICAVAVTVLWELSGVRAVPEAMPLAGQQTETAKVKLILHSGEQIALEQKKEQRIEAGDAVIKNEHGQLIYESKNSPATEELFNKVVTAIGGEYALILSDGTRVWLNADSELEYPVEFVKKERIVKLSGEAYFEVAPNPEQPFIVEAGGIQTRVLGTSFNIQAYRNEKSVYTTLLTGSIRVAVADGGDAVVLTPGREAIWEKGSGAIQVEAVNAEDAIAWRYGNFIFEEEDIEVVMRMLSRWYEVEFVFDGGRKEKHTFSGRMSKDESLDTVLETIELAGGPEFRREGNIIHLIEK; encoded by the coding sequence ATGGATTTACAAAAGGCATATCGTTTAGCTACAATTATCATTCGGGTAAAACTGGGGAATGTGACGGAAGAGGAGCGTTCGGAATTGCTGGACTGGCTCGACGAGAGCGAGGAGAATCGCCGGACATACAAAAGGATTATTCGCGGAGAGGCGATTCGCGAACGGATAGCAGGAGAAGAACGGATCGGAAAAGAGACCGATTATGAGAAAATACGAATTTCGGTCGTCCGGAGTTTGGTGGGACGCAGACGGAGCCGGCGTGTGCGCTTATGGAGGAGTGTGGCTGCTGCGGCTTGTATCTGTGCTGTGGCGGTGACTGTTTTGTGGGAATTGTCCGGTGTGCGGGCGGTACCGGAGGCTATGCCGCTGGCCGGACAACAAACAGAGACTGCTAAGGTAAAACTGATCCTGCACTCCGGTGAACAGATTGCTTTGGAGCAGAAGAAAGAACAGAGAATCGAAGCAGGGGATGCAGTGATTAAAAATGAACACGGACAACTGATATATGAAAGTAAAAATAGTCCGGCGACCGAAGAGCTGTTCAATAAAGTGGTAACCGCTATCGGGGGAGAGTATGCCTTGATTTTGAGCGACGGGACCCGGGTATGGCTGAATGCGGACAGCGAGTTGGAATATCCCGTGGAATTTGTTAAAAAAGAACGTATCGTGAAATTGAGCGGGGAGGCTTATTTTGAGGTGGCTCCGAATCCTGAACAGCCTTTTATCGTGGAAGCCGGAGGGATACAGACCCGGGTATTGGGAACTTCATTCAATATACAGGCTTATCGTAATGAGAAATCGGTATATACGACCTTGCTGACTGGAAGTATCCGGGTGGCGGTAGCAGACGGCGGTGATGCGGTGGTGCTGACTCCGGGACGGGAAGCGATTTGGGAAAAGGGAAGCGGGGCTATTCAGGTGGAAGCTGTCAATGCCGAGGATGCGATTGCCTGGAGATATGGGAATTTTATTTTTGAGGAAGAAGATATCGAAGTGGTTATGCGGATGTTGTCCCGCTGGTATGAAGTGGAATTTGTATTCGACGGAGGAAGGAAAGAAAAGCATACTTTCAGTGGACGGATGAGTAAAGACGAATCCCTGGATACCGTGCTCGAGACTATTGAATTAGCGGGAGGACCGGAATTCCGCCGGGAAGGAAATATCATACATCTGATTGAAAAATAA